Proteins co-encoded in one Malus sylvestris chromosome 9, drMalSylv7.2, whole genome shotgun sequence genomic window:
- the LOC126582343 gene encoding uncharacterized protein LOC126582343, with protein MSKTSFHFLSFSGPPSGSSIFMASSSLGTLNAKITNLNFGRARVGVVKSYGVRSWTGRKPQLYSCLSISRQPEKVLHVRSIPSLETLSATSLEEVPEESGDSGPTNQLLQNFDKIQSLLTAICDTTTVAEVKVKIGGFRLNVVRQLTEKISTPLPPSPVPVSASENAKAVDSNGTVPTQSVAITRQESSSRSIQTLLDRAADDGLVLIRSPRVGLFRRSRTIKGKRAPPSCKEKQTVKEGQVICYIEQLGGELPIESDVAGEVIRILREDGDPVGYGDALVAVLPSFPGINRLQ; from the exons A TGTCTAAAActtctttccattttctttcGTTCTCTGGCCCCCCTTCAGGCTCATCCATCTTCATGGCTTCCA GTAGCCTAGGGACATTGAATGCTAAAATCACAAACTTGAATTTCGGTAGAGCAAGAGTTGGGGTTGTAAAGTCATATGGCGTAAGAAGTTGGACAGGGAGAAAACCACAATTGTACTCATGTTTATCGATATCAAGACAGCCAGAGAAAGTATTACATGTGCGCAGCATTCCATCACTAGAAACCCTGT CTGCTACAAGTTTAGAAGAGGTTCCTGAAGAGAGTGGAGATTCTGGTCCGACAAACCAGCTCCTTCAAAATTTTGACAAG ATACAATCTTTGCTCACAGCAATATGTGATACAACTACAGTTGCAGAGGTCAAAGTAAAA ATCGGTGGATTTCGGTTAAATGTGGTGAGGCAGCTGACTGAAAAAATTAGCACACCACTTCCCCCAAGTCCTGTTCCTGTTAGTGCTAGTGAAAATGCTAAAGCAGTTGATTCGAATGGCACTGTTCCTACACAATCTGTAGCTATCACTAGACAAGAATCGTCTTCGAGGAGTATCCAGACTTTGCTAGATAGAGCGGCAGATGATGGCTTGGTGTTAATTCGTTCTCCACGA GTGGGGTTGTTTAGGAGATCTCGAACCATAAAGGGGAAGCGTGCTCCACCATCATGTAAAGAG AAGCAAACCGTGAAGGAGGGACAAGTGATTTGCTACATAGAACAGCTTGGTGGGGAGCTCCCGATTGAG tctGATGTAGCTGGGGAGGTTATCAGGATACTTCGAGAAGATGGCG ATCCCGTCGGATATGGTGATGCTCTTGTTGCAGTTCTCCCCTCATTTCCCGGGATTAATAGACTTCAATAG